A single window of Leeuwenhoekiella sp. MAR_2009_132 DNA harbors:
- a CDS encoding DUF4199 domain-containing protein, with protein MINPRLELKWASIYILFLLLWMGFERFAGWHDQLIDRHHIYTLLFYIPAIGIYFIALIDKRNNFYGGIITYKQAFITGLVLTILITILAIPAQYIISTYISPHYFENVIEYAVISGKATIEEANEFFNLKSYIIQAVVGSLVFGILISSIVSVFIRRK; from the coding sequence ATGATTAACCCGCGTCTTGAACTCAAATGGGCAAGCATATACATCCTATTTCTTTTATTATGGATGGGTTTTGAGCGTTTTGCGGGTTGGCACGATCAACTGATAGACCGGCATCATATATATACCTTACTATTTTATATACCGGCAATAGGTATATATTTTATAGCACTCATTGATAAGCGAAATAATTTTTATGGTGGCATTATCACATACAAACAAGCATTTATAACCGGCTTAGTCCTAACTATTTTAATAACCATATTAGCCATACCCGCGCAGTATATTATAAGTACTTATATTAGTCCGCATTACTTTGAGAATGTTATTGAGTATGCCGTAATCAGCGGAAAAGCAACTATAGAAGAAGCAAATGAGTTTTTCAATCTAAAAAGCTATATAATTCAAGCTGTAGTTGGAAGTTTAGTATTCGGCATTCTAATTTCCAGTATTGTTTCGGTATTTATAAGAAGGAAATAA
- a CDS encoding PASTA domain-containing protein encodes MGLIKFIFSKAFLMQLLLAVIVLIVLGFGFIFWLSSSTNHDERIAVPDLSKMTLSLVKQELDNADLNYVVIDSSNYNPDYPTYSVIEQNPAAGKFVKENRKIYLVLNPSGYREIAIPSLVGRTQRQVEPTLLALGFKIGKIDLRDHISEDEVLELRHNGATLREGDKLRKMSVIDLVVGNGKDNYYNTTTEESVDIDDSINEAEELEDAGF; translated from the coding sequence ATGGGACTCATAAAATTTATATTTAGCAAAGCATTTTTGATGCAGTTACTGTTGGCCGTAATCGTATTGATTGTGCTGGGTTTTGGGTTTATTTTTTGGCTTAGCTCTTCTACAAATCACGACGAGCGCATTGCGGTGCCTGATTTGAGCAAAATGACACTAAGTCTTGTTAAGCAGGAACTTGACAATGCAGATCTAAACTATGTGGTTATAGACTCATCTAACTACAATCCTGACTACCCTACATACTCTGTGATTGAACAAAACCCCGCAGCGGGAAAATTTGTAAAAGAAAACCGAAAAATTTACCTCGTGCTCAATCCTTCGGGATATCGTGAGATTGCAATACCATCGCTGGTGGGCAGAACACAACGTCAGGTAGAGCCTACTCTACTGGCCTTAGGTTTTAAAATAGGAAAAATAGACTTACGCGATCATATTTCTGAAGATGAAGTACTGGAGTTGAGACACAACGGCGCTACATTGAGAGAAGGTGATAAATTGCGCAAAATGTCTGTTATCGACCTCGTGGTTGGTAACGGAAAAGATAATTATTACAATACAACTACTGAAGAATCAGTAGATATAGATGATTCAATTAACGAGGCTGAAGAACTAGAAGATGCAGGATTTTAA
- a CDS encoding DUF3140 domain-containing protein has product MFSKNRLHQELKEATNMKAVELRAWLRTDIAPLTVANYDDAPSMDQSNKLLVILMKDSEDLTKADCLFIQSILQRIKYIKSTRSNVQHTKLDWENSLRNLGFDVKKKEKSKKREKEFY; this is encoded by the coding sequence TTGTTTTCTAAAAATCGCTTACACCAAGAATTAAAAGAGGCTACTAATATGAAAGCCGTTGAGTTACGTGCATGGTTGCGCACAGATATCGCACCCCTCACCGTAGCCAATTATGATGATGCTCCGTCTATGGATCAATCTAACAAACTGCTGGTCATTTTAATGAAAGACAGTGAAGATTTGACTAAGGCAGATTGTCTTTTTATTCAGAGTATTTTACAACGTATTAAGTATATAAAAAGTACGCGTAGCAACGTACAACACACAAAACTTGATTGGGAGAATTCGCTACGCAATCTGGGCTTTGATGTTAAAAAGAAAGAGAAATCAAAGAAAAGAGAAAAAGAATTTTACTAA
- a CDS encoding ABC1 kinase family protein → MKTIDYIPTNKLQRASQLVKTGVKVGGNYAKYYGKKAFNSDLTREELDEENAGDIYDGLKSLKGSALKVAQMLSMEKNILPKAYVEKFSLSQFSVPPLSAPLVRKTFKKYLDKYPEEIFDTFATQSINAASIGQVHKATLDGKNLAVKIQYPGVADSISSDLALVKPIASRMFNLKGKDKEKYFQEVEDKLLEETDYILEVRQSLDITSKCSVIPNLKFPKYYPELSSERIITMDWMTGEHLSEFTAHNTDQVAADKIGQALWDFYMYQMHFLKAVHADPHPGNFLVDSDHNLIAIDFGCIKKVPQEFYTPYFELAEPKNINDPKIFNNKMFELEILREDDSAEELQFFSELFHEMLSLFTKPFHHETFDFNDESFFSHIADLSDKYSKDTQLRKMNGNRGSKHFLYINRTFFGLYNLMHDLGAKIVVNNYKQYID, encoded by the coding sequence ATGAAAACTATAGATTACATCCCAACAAACAAATTACAGCGTGCATCACAGCTGGTTAAGACCGGTGTGAAAGTGGGAGGTAATTATGCAAAATATTATGGTAAGAAAGCATTTAACAGCGATCTTACCAGAGAAGAACTAGACGAGGAAAATGCAGGTGATATTTACGATGGTTTAAAAAGTCTCAAAGGGAGTGCTCTTAAAGTAGCACAGATGTTGAGTATGGAAAAAAATATACTGCCTAAGGCATATGTTGAAAAATTTTCACTATCTCAATTCTCTGTACCGCCTTTGTCAGCTCCATTGGTTAGAAAAACATTTAAAAAATATTTAGATAAATATCCGGAAGAGATATTTGATACGTTTGCGACTCAAAGTATAAACGCTGCCAGTATCGGTCAGGTACATAAGGCAACGTTAGATGGGAAAAATCTTGCTGTGAAAATACAATACCCAGGAGTCGCAGACAGTATTAGTAGTGATCTGGCTCTAGTGAAGCCTATCGCTAGCCGGATGTTTAATCTAAAAGGTAAGGATAAAGAGAAGTATTTTCAGGAAGTTGAAGATAAGTTACTAGAAGAAACAGATTACATTTTAGAAGTACGTCAAAGTTTAGACATTACTTCAAAATGTAGTGTTATTCCAAATTTAAAATTTCCTAAATACTATCCTGAATTGTCTAGTGAACGCATTATTACAATGGACTGGATGACAGGTGAGCATTTGAGTGAATTTACTGCTCATAATACAGATCAGGTAGCAGCAGATAAAATAGGGCAGGCTTTATGGGATTTCTATATGTATCAAATGCATTTCTTGAAAGCGGTGCATGCAGATCCTCATCCCGGAAACTTTCTTGTAGATTCTGATCATAATTTAATAGCTATTGATTTTGGGTGTATTAAAAAAGTTCCTCAAGAATTTTATACTCCTTATTTTGAATTAGCAGAGCCTAAAAATATTAATGACCCAAAGATTTTTAATAATAAAATGTTTGAGTTAGAAATACTACGGGAAGATGATTCAGCAGAAGAGCTTCAATTCTTTTCAGAATTATTTCACGAGATGTTGAGTTTATTTACTAAACCATTTCATCACGAGACGTTTGATTTTAATGATGAATCATTCTTCTCTCATATCGCAGATTTGAGTGATAAGTATTCAAAAGATACGCAACTGCGTAAAATGAATGGTAACAGGGGAAGCAAACATTTCTTATACATAAACAGAACCTTTTTCGGTTTGTATAATTTAATGCACGATTTAGGAGCGAAGATTGTCGTAAATAACTATAAACAGTATATAGATTAA
- a CDS encoding TetR family transcriptional regulator C-terminal domain-containing protein yields MATTKKTVAKKVEPQLTKELVTTMYMEYVLEHGQRPNSVFKFCKEHNIEEGAFYNFFGSFQGIRESIWVSFFDNTINVLHKNPAYSTYPNREKMLSFFYTFFEVLTANRSYVLYALHEQKDTLKSLGQLRDLRLKVRDYAGELIEEANDEKSSRLTKNPVSIFSEGAWLQTLFLLKYWMDDNSARFEKTDVAIEKSVNAIFDVFNTTPLESILDFGKFLFKENFSRSK; encoded by the coding sequence ATGGCAACCACTAAGAAAACTGTAGCAAAAAAAGTTGAACCACAACTTACTAAAGAATTGGTTACAACGATGTATATGGAATATGTATTGGAGCACGGTCAAAGGCCTAATTCAGTATTTAAATTCTGTAAAGAGCATAATATTGAAGAGGGTGCATTTTATAATTTCTTTGGTTCTTTTCAAGGTATTCGAGAATCTATATGGGTTAGTTTTTTTGATAATACAATTAATGTTTTACATAAAAATCCGGCTTATTCGACATATCCTAACAGAGAGAAAATGCTCTCATTTTTCTACACTTTTTTTGAAGTATTGACTGCTAATAGAAGTTATGTTTTATATGCACTTCACGAGCAAAAAGATACTTTAAAGAGCTTAGGGCAATTGCGCGATCTAAGATTAAAAGTTAGAGATTATGCAGGAGAATTAATTGAAGAAGCAAATGATGAGAAGTCATCACGTTTAACTAAAAATCCTGTTTCTATATTTAGTGAGGGAGCCTGGTTGCAAACATTATTTCTTTTAAAATATTGGATGGATGATAATTCAGCACGCTTTGAAAAAACGGATGTAGCCATAGAAAAATCTGTAAATGCAATATTTGATGTGTTTAATACTACACCATTAGAAAGTATTCTTGATTTTGGAAAATTTTTGTTTAAAGAAAACTTTTCAAGATCTAAATAG
- a CDS encoding Cof-type HAD-IIB family hydrolase — protein MDKNLKLLCSDIDGTLLNADRDIDVETIAAVSKLSREFPIILASSRMPSAMYYLQEKLGRLNSPLICYNGGLVLDSNGMCLQSHTVSLDFLATVIEHQKKYAYNISTYCTDTWRTESEDYWTIREIRSTRVEPVLVPLEDHIAILKAIDEQPHKIMCMGTPEALDDLIAILEKKHGNEAHFYRSKDTYLEISAKNIDKSTALEQLIKDHYNLNMENVIAFGDNFNDVTMIKNVGLGVAVANATQEVKDVADYISEFTNKEHAVARAIEQFLL, from the coding sequence ATGGATAAAAATCTAAAACTTCTTTGTTCTGATATTGACGGAACATTATTGAATGCAGACCGTGATATCGATGTAGAAACCATTGCTGCCGTATCAAAATTATCAAGAGAATTTCCCATCATATTAGCTTCTTCCAGGATGCCATCTGCAATGTATTATTTGCAAGAAAAATTAGGCAGACTTAACAGCCCGCTCATTTGCTATAATGGCGGCCTTGTTTTAGATAGTAACGGTATGTGTTTACAAAGCCATACAGTTTCTTTAGACTTTCTAGCTACTGTAATTGAGCATCAAAAAAAGTATGCCTATAATATTAGTACCTACTGTACAGATACGTGGCGCACAGAATCTGAAGATTACTGGACCATAAGAGAAATAAGAAGCACTCGTGTAGAACCTGTTTTAGTACCTTTAGAAGATCACATAGCTATTCTTAAAGCTATTGATGAACAACCCCATAAAATTATGTGTATGGGCACACCTGAAGCCTTAGACGACCTCATCGCTATACTTGAAAAAAAACACGGGAATGAAGCTCATTTTTACAGATCAAAAGACACCTATCTTGAGATAAGTGCCAAAAATATTGACAAGAGCACAGCTCTGGAACAACTTATTAAAGATCACTATAATCTTAACATGGAAAATGTAATTGCTTTTGGTGACAATTTTAATGATGTGACCATGATTAAAAATGTAGGATTAGGAGTGGCCGTTGCCAATGCTACTCAAGAGGTTAAAGATGTTGCAGATTATATCAGCGAGTTCACAAACAAGGAACACGCCGTTGCTCGCGCCATTGAACAATTTTTACTCTAA
- the secA gene encoding preprotein translocase subunit SecA produces MGLLDKVLKVFVGDKSKQDVASIQPIVEKIKSFEAQLEKLSHDELRQKTTQFKAQIANALADNNAEQLRLQNEADENDDIDRKEEIYAAIDKLKDDAYAISEQVLNDILPEAFAVVKETAKRFYHNTSIVVTANSFDRELSADKDYVSLDGDNAIWANSWDAAGKAITWDMIHYDVQLIGGVAMHQGKIAEMQTGEGKTLVATLPVYLNALTGNGVHLVTVNDYLAKRDSAWMAPLFNFHGLTLDCIDFHRPNSAARRKAYAADITYGTNNEFGFDYLRDNMAHAPNDLVQRAPNYAIVDEVDSVLVDDARTPLIISGPVPKGDQHEFDALKPKIDSLVSLQRQQLTGTLAEAKKLIASGDTKEGAILLLRVYRGLPKNKALIKYLSEEGIRQLLQKTENNYMQDNNREMHVIDADLYFTIDEKNNQIELTDKGIEHLSGKDDPNFFIMPEMGVEISKIENANLSAEEEAEKKEELFREFSIKSERIHTMNQLLKAYTLFEKDTEYVVMDNKVKIVDEQTGRIMDGRRYSDGLHQAIEAKENVKIEDATQTFATVTLQNYFRMYRKLSGMTGTAVTEAGELWEIYKLDVVEIPTNRPIARDDRDDKVYKTKREKYNAVIDEVQNLVDAGRPVLIGTTSVEISELLGKMLSLRKVPHNVLNAKLHKKEADIVADAGNSGQVTIATNMAGRGTDIKLSKAVKEAGGLAIIGTERHDSRRVDRQLRGRAGRQGDPGSSQFYVSLEDNLMRLFGSERIAKMMDRMGLKEGEVIQHGMISKSIERAQKKVEENNFGVRKRLLEYDDVMNAQREVIYKRRYHALFGERLRVDIANMIYDTSEVIAETNKAAQDYKNFEFELIRFFSMSSPVDQKEFDSSSAKQLALKVYDAALVHYREKMERNAAVAFPIISNVYENPDSNYERIVVPFSDGIKELKVVTNLKDAYESKGKQLITDFEKNITLAIIDDAWKTHLRKMDELKQSVQLAVHEQKDPLLIYKFEAFELFKQMIDQVNKDVISFLFKGELPVQQENQIREARQVKQAEKVQTTKEEIPNLDERASQSRSAGANTQPQRQQVTETITRERPKIGRNDKVTIKHIMNGETKSMKFKQAIPLLDKGDWVLIEE; encoded by the coding sequence ATGGGATTATTAGATAAAGTATTAAAAGTCTTTGTAGGAGACAAATCTAAACAGGACGTTGCATCGATTCAACCTATTGTTGAAAAAATAAAAAGCTTCGAAGCACAGCTAGAAAAGCTTTCCCACGATGAACTGAGGCAAAAAACTACCCAATTTAAAGCTCAAATCGCTAATGCACTTGCAGACAATAATGCAGAGCAATTGCGTCTACAAAACGAAGCTGATGAAAATGACGATATAGATCGTAAAGAAGAAATTTATGCAGCGATTGATAAGCTAAAAGATGATGCTTATGCGATTAGCGAACAGGTTTTAAATGATATTCTTCCCGAAGCGTTTGCCGTTGTTAAAGAAACAGCAAAGCGTTTTTATCACAATACATCAATAGTTGTTACTGCAAATTCATTTGACCGTGAATTAAGTGCAGATAAAGATTATGTTTCTTTAGATGGTGATAATGCGATCTGGGCAAACAGCTGGGATGCTGCAGGTAAAGCGATTACCTGGGATATGATACATTATGATGTACAGCTAATAGGTGGTGTGGCCATGCATCAAGGCAAAATTGCAGAGATGCAAACAGGTGAAGGTAAAACCTTAGTTGCTACACTTCCGGTTTATCTAAATGCACTTACCGGAAATGGAGTTCACCTGGTAACCGTTAACGACTATCTGGCAAAACGAGATAGCGCGTGGATGGCTCCTTTATTTAACTTTCACGGTCTTACTCTAGACTGTATAGATTTTCACAGACCTAACTCTGCAGCGCGTCGTAAAGCATACGCCGCAGATATCACATACGGTACTAATAATGAATTTGGTTTTGATTACTTAAGAGATAATATGGCACACGCGCCTAATGATTTGGTTCAGCGCGCACCTAATTATGCAATTGTTGATGAGGTTGACTCAGTTTTAGTGGATGATGCTCGTACTCCGTTGATTATTTCCGGACCGGTACCAAAAGGAGATCAACACGAGTTTGATGCCTTAAAACCTAAAATTGATAGTTTAGTAAGTTTACAACGCCAGCAACTTACAGGTACTTTAGCTGAAGCAAAAAAACTTATCGCTTCCGGAGACACTAAAGAAGGAGCAATTTTATTACTACGTGTGTACCGTGGTTTACCTAAAAACAAAGCGCTAATTAAATACCTGAGTGAAGAAGGTATTCGCCAGCTTTTACAGAAGACCGAAAACAATTACATGCAGGATAACAATCGCGAAATGCACGTGATTGATGCTGATTTATATTTTACAATAGACGAAAAAAATAACCAGATAGAACTTACCGACAAAGGTATTGAGCACTTATCTGGTAAAGACGATCCTAATTTCTTCATTATGCCAGAGATGGGTGTTGAGATTAGTAAAATTGAAAATGCAAATCTTTCAGCAGAAGAGGAAGCGGAGAAGAAAGAAGAACTTTTTAGAGAGTTCAGCATCAAGAGTGAGCGTATTCATACTATGAATCAACTTCTTAAAGCCTACACCTTATTTGAAAAAGACACAGAGTATGTGGTGATGGATAATAAAGTAAAAATCGTTGACGAGCAAACTGGCCGTATCATGGATGGTCGTCGTTACAGTGATGGCTTACACCAGGCGATTGAAGCTAAGGAAAACGTAAAAATTGAAGATGCTACCCAAACTTTTGCAACAGTAACGCTTCAGAATTATTTTAGAATGTACCGCAAACTTAGTGGTATGACCGGTACAGCCGTTACCGAAGCTGGAGAACTTTGGGAAATCTACAAACTTGATGTTGTAGAAATACCTACAAATCGCCCTATCGCCAGAGATGACCGCGATGATAAAGTTTACAAAACAAAACGTGAGAAATACAACGCCGTAATTGACGAAGTTCAAAATCTTGTAGATGCTGGTAGACCTGTACTTATAGGTACAACTTCGGTAGAGATTTCAGAATTATTAGGAAAAATGCTATCCCTAAGAAAAGTACCTCACAATGTATTAAACGCAAAACTGCATAAAAAAGAAGCAGATATCGTTGCTGATGCAGGTAACTCTGGCCAGGTAACGATCGCTACGAACATGGCCGGTCGTGGTACAGATATTAAATTGAGTAAAGCTGTAAAAGAGGCAGGTGGTCTTGCCATTATAGGTACAGAACGTCATGACTCAAGACGTGTTGACCGCCAGTTACGTGGTCGTGCAGGTCGTCAGGGAGATCCGGGAAGTTCACAATTCTATGTTTCTTTAGAAGACAACCTAATGCGTCTGTTTGGCTCTGAGCGTATCGCAAAAATGATGGACCGTATGGGTCTTAAAGAAGGTGAAGTTATTCAACACGGGATGATTTCTAAATCTATTGAGCGTGCTCAAAAGAAAGTAGAAGAAAATAACTTTGGTGTACGTAAGCGTTTGTTAGAATATGATGATGTGATGAATGCGCAACGTGAAGTAATTTACAAGCGTCGTTACCATGCGTTGTTTGGAGAACGTCTGCGTGTAGATATCGCAAATATGATTTACGATACTTCAGAAGTAATTGCAGAAACTAACAAGGCAGCTCAGGATTATAAGAATTTTGAATTTGAATTAATTCGTTTCTTTTCAATGAGCAGCCCTGTAGATCAGAAAGAATTTGATTCTTCTTCTGCAAAGCAACTTGCACTAAAAGTTTATGATGCTGCACTGGTACATTACCGCGAAAAAATGGAACGTAATGCAGCAGTCGCCTTCCCGATTATTAGCAATGTATATGAAAATCCAGATAGCAACTATGAGCGTATTGTAGTTCCTTTTTCTGATGGTATCAAAGAACTAAAAGTTGTAACGAATCTAAAAGATGCTTACGAATCTAAAGGGAAGCAGCTGATTACAGATTTTGAGAAGAATATTACACTTGCAATTATTGATGATGCGTGGAAAACACACCTACGCAAAATGGATGAATTGAAGCAAAGTGTTCAGCTTGCCGTTCACGAGCAAAAAGATCCACTACTAATTTACAAGTTTGAAGCATTTGAATTATTTAAGCAAATGATAGATCAGGTAAATAAAGATGTGATTTCGTTCTTATTTAAAGGTGAATTACCGGTACAACAAGAAAATCAGATACGCGAAGCCAGACAGGTTAAGCAAGCTGAAAAGGTACAAACCACTAAAGAGGAGATCCCCAATCTTGATGAGCGTGCTTCTCAAAGCAGATCTGCAGGTGCAAATACCCAACCTCAGCGTCAACAAGTAACCGAAACGATAACACGTGAACGCCCTAAAATAGGCCGTAATGATAAAGTGACGATTAAGCACATTATGAACGGTGAAACCAAATCAATGAAATTTAAACAAGCAATCCCGTTACTTGATAAAGGAGATTGGGTGCTTATAGAAGAATAA
- a CDS encoding cob(I)yrinic acid a,c-diamide adenosyltransferase: protein MKIYTKTGDNGTTALFGGTRVSKNDIRIESYGTLDELNSHLGLIRDQEIDAHSQAVLIKIQEKLFVIGAILATDPDKALLKNGKERLDIKRISDLDIALLETEMDTMEEQLPPMTHFILPGGHQTVSFCHIARSVCRRAERLSTALYQQVPFEENALKYLNRLSDYLFVLARFLSKQLQAKEIKWIPEK from the coding sequence TTGAAAATATATACTAAAACCGGAGACAATGGTACTACTGCCCTGTTTGGTGGTACTCGTGTTTCTAAAAATGACATACGTATAGAAAGTTATGGTACCCTTGATGAACTTAATTCGCATTTAGGATTAATTCGTGATCAGGAAATAGATGCACACAGTCAGGCTGTTCTCATTAAAATACAGGAAAAATTATTTGTTATAGGAGCCATTTTAGCAACAGATCCTGACAAGGCGCTTTTAAAAAATGGTAAAGAACGCTTAGACATAAAAAGAATAAGTGACTTAGACATTGCCCTCTTAGAAACTGAAATGGATACTATGGAAGAGCAATTGCCACCTATGACGCATTTTATACTCCCCGGCGGTCATCAAACCGTGTCATTCTGTCACATAGCACGCAGTGTTTGTCGCAGAGCAGAGCGATTATCAACCGCTCTTTATCAACAAGTTCCGTTTGAAGAAAATGCTTTAAAGTATTTAAACCGTCTTTCTGACTATCTGTTTGTACTGGCACGTTTCTTGTCAAAACAGCTACAAGCAAAAGAAATTAAGTGGATACCCGAAAAATAA
- a CDS encoding DUF2795 domain-containing protein, with translation MYWTLELASHLSDAPWPATKDELIDYAIRTGAPLEVVENLQSMEDEGDSYDSIDEIWPDYPSDDDYLWNEDEY, from the coding sequence ATGTACTGGACATTAGAACTAGCCTCTCACCTAAGCGATGCACCTTGGCCGGCTACCAAAGATGAATTGATTGATTATGCAATTAGAACGGGAGCGCCACTAGAGGTTGTAGAAAATTTACAATCTATGGAAGATGAAGGCGATTCTTATGATTCTATTGACGAAATATGGCCAGACTACCCGTCTGACGATGACTACCTCTGGAATGAGGATGAATACTAG
- a CDS encoding D-alanine--D-alanine ligase, whose product MSKKNIAVIMGGFSSEVAISMLSGNTVCKHLDTHKYTVYPISILKEGWFCTHPDHKPIPVDKSDFSLTIEGTKITFDCVFNTIHGTPGEDGTIQAYFDLMQIPQTACDYYEAALTFNKRDCISVLRAYGVKTATNYFLNKGDAINPAEIVARVGLPCFVKANKAGSSFGVSKVYAEEELEAAIAVSFKEDDEIIIESFLSGTEVSVGVINYHGKIQALPVTEIVSENDFFDYEAKYAGKSQEITPARISAEQTEAVQREAEKVFKVLKLKGLTRAEFIFHNGQPHFLEVNTTPGLSPASIIPQQAQVAGISLSDLFDNVIEQALSK is encoded by the coding sequence ATGTCAAAAAAAAATATAGCAGTTATAATGGGTGGTTTTTCAAGCGAGGTAGCCATATCTATGCTTAGCGGAAACACGGTGTGTAAACATCTGGATACTCATAAATATACGGTTTACCCTATTTCTATTTTAAAAGAGGGCTGGTTTTGTACACATCCAGATCATAAACCTATACCTGTAGATAAAAGTGATTTTTCGTTAACTATTGAAGGCACAAAAATTACTTTTGATTGTGTGTTTAATACCATTCACGGCACTCCTGGAGAAGATGGTACCATACAGGCGTATTTTGATTTAATGCAGATCCCTCAGACGGCTTGCGATTATTATGAGGCTGCGCTTACCTTTAATAAGCGCGATTGTATAAGTGTGTTAAGGGCTTATGGTGTTAAAACAGCAACAAATTATTTTTTAAATAAAGGAGATGCCATTAATCCTGCCGAAATTGTTGCCAGAGTAGGCTTGCCTTGTTTTGTAAAGGCCAATAAGGCGGGGAGCAGTTTTGGCGTTTCTAAGGTATATGCAGAAGAAGAACTGGAAGCTGCAATTGCGGTTTCTTTTAAAGAAGACGATGAGATTATTATTGAATCGTTTCTTTCGGGTACCGAAGTTTCGGTAGGTGTTATTAATTACCACGGAAAAATACAGGCTTTGCCGGTCACCGAAATTGTAAGCGAGAATGATTTCTTTGATTACGAAGCGAAATACGCCGGAAAGTCTCAAGAAATCACTCCTGCCCGAATTTCAGCAGAACAAACCGAAGCTGTGCAACGCGAGGCCGAGAAAGTTTTTAAAGTTTTAAAATTGAAAGGGTTAACTCGTGCAGAGTTTATTTTTCATAACGGGCAACCGCATTTCTTAGAAGTAAATACGACACCGGGATTGAGTCCCGCGAGCATTATTCCGCAGCAGGCACAAGTAGCAGGTATTAGCCTTTCTGATTTGTTTGATAATGTGATTGAGCAAGCCTTGTCAAAATAA
- a CDS encoding RluA family pseudouridine synthase, which translates to MQDFNAEGPDEQEDELYEHYSFTAGKGQEPLRVDKFLMNFIEKATRNKIQTAAKNGNIQVNGAVVKQNYKVKAGDVVRVMFEHPPYEFLLTPENIPLDIVYEDDTLLVVNKPAGMVVHPGHGNYSGTLINALIYHFENLPENSSGRPGLVHRIDKDTSGLLVVAKTEEAMTHLAKQFFDKSSEREYVAIVWGNVEEENGTVEGHIGRHPKNRMQNTVYPEGDQGKEAVTHYKVLERLGYVTKISCKLETGRTHQIRVHMKYIGHTLFNDERYGGDAILKGTTFTKYKQFVDNCFKILPRQALHAKTLGFVHPKTGEWMSFDSPVPQDMVDCIEKWRSYAKHAME; encoded by the coding sequence ATGCAGGATTTTAATGCCGAAGGGCCAGACGAACAGGAAGACGAACTTTACGAACATTACAGTTTTACCGCAGGTAAAGGCCAGGAGCCGCTGCGCGTAGATAAATTTTTGATGAATTTTATTGAGAAAGCGACTCGAAATAAAATTCAAACTGCAGCAAAAAACGGGAACATACAGGTTAACGGCGCTGTTGTAAAACAAAATTATAAAGTTAAAGCCGGTGATGTGGTACGTGTTATGTTTGAACACCCACCGTATGAGTTTTTATTAACTCCAGAAAACATTCCGCTAGACATTGTTTATGAAGATGATACCCTTCTGGTTGTAAATAAACCGGCAGGAATGGTTGTTCATCCCGGTCACGGTAATTACAGCGGCACCCTTATAAACGCGCTTATCTATCATTTTGAAAACCTACCTGAAAACAGCAGCGGCAGACCCGGTCTTGTACACCGTATAGATAAAGATACCAGCGGACTTCTTGTTGTTGCTAAGACTGAAGAAGCTATGACTCACTTAGCAAAGCAGTTTTTTGATAAAAGTAGCGAGCGTGAGTATGTTGCTATTGTTTGGGGTAATGTTGAAGAAGAAAATGGTACTGTAGAAGGTCACATAGGTAGACACCCTAAGAACCGCATGCAGAATACCGTTTACCCTGAAGGAGATCAAGGAAAAGAAGCGGTTACCCATTACAAAGTTTTAGAGCGTTTAGGTTATGTTACAAAAATTTCCTGTAAACTAGAAACCGGGCGTACGCATCAGATTCGCGTGCATATGAAGTACATAGGTCATACCCTATTTAATGATGAGCGCTACGGAGGTGATGCTATTTTAAAAGGAACTACGTTTACTAAATACAAGCAATTTGTAGATAACTGTTTTAAAATATTACCGCGACAAGCATTACACGCAAAGACACTTGGTTTTGTACACCCCAAAACCGGAGAATGGATGAGTTTTGACAGCCCTGTACCTCAGGATATGGTAGATTGTATAGAGAAATGGCGCAGTTATGCAAAACACGCTATGGAATAA